GCCGAAATATTCGGCGATCAAGATCCAGGGCGAGCGTGCCTATGATCTGGCGCGCGACGGCGAGCAGGTCGAACTGGCCCCCCGCCCGGTCGAGATTCACTATTTATCCCTTATTGATCAACCAGATAGTGACTATGCCGTATTCGAAGCGGAATGCGGCAAGGGAACCTATGTGCGGGCGCTGGCCCGCGATTTCGGGCGCATCCTCGGCTGCTATGGCCATGTCTGCGCCCTGCGCCGGACCCTGGTCGGCCCGTTCGGCGAGAACGACATGATTCCGCTGGAACAATTGGAGGCTTTATGTCATAGAGCCGCGTCTGGCGAGGGCAGCCTCGCCGACGCGCTTTTGCCCGTTGAGACCGCGCTGGACGACATCCCGGCACTGGCCGTCACTCGGGCTGATGCGGCAAGGCTCCACAGGGGCCAGGCCGTTTTGTTGCGCGGACGGGATGCGCCCAATAGTAGCGGCACAGTCTATGTCACGGTGGCAGGCCGTCTTCTGGCGCTTGCCGAAATTGGCAATGGCGAACTCATCCCCAAGCGCGTGTTCAACCTGACCGGGCTGACCGCCAGCTCCGGTCGCAACGAAAGAGTCTGACGATGTCGATTACCGCGCAACGCAAGGCGGAAGTCATCAAAACCAGTGCAACCAAATCGGGCGACACCGGTTCGCCCGAGGTCCAGGTCGCGATCCTGTCGGAGCGCATCAACAACCTGACCGAACACTTCAAGACCCACGTGAAGGACAATCATTCGCGCCGTGGTCTTTTGAAGCTCGTCTCGACCCGCCGTTCGCTGCTCGACTACCTGAAGAAGACGGACGAAGCGCGCTACAAGGCGCTGCTTGAAAAGCACAACATTCGTCGTTGAGCTTTTGAGAAGGACACGCGCGCCGTTTCAGCGCGCGTTTTTGCATGATCTGGCGAAGCCCGTGCGTTTGCGGCCTTCGCGTCGAGATCGCGCACAGGGCACGGCCCGGACAATCGACGCCGATTTTCCGACAAGGGTCATGCTCAATCGAGAGCCCGGCGGCAATCCGGCGGCTGGGCAGGACGGGCAAGATGCCCGTGAGCACGAGAGGATGGCCGCCATCCGAAACATCAAGACCATGGCAGGATCGCCGGACGCTGACCGCTCGTCAGCGTCCCGCAATCTTGCGCATGGTTTTTGTGCTTTGGGGCAGCCCTCCTTTCGTGACAACCATGAAAGAAGACCATGATGTTCAATATACATTCAGTCGAGATCGACTGGGGCGGACGTCCCCTCAAGCTTGAAACCGGAAAGATCGCCCGCCAGGCCGACGGCGCCGTGAAGGCCACCTATGGCGAGACCGTCGTGC
This genomic interval from Bradyrhizobium sp. NP1 contains the following:
- the truB gene encoding tRNA pseudouridine(55) synthase TruB, with the translated sequence MSVTPANNAIDLQEADQKDAQHEIFSQPRGAAAKTNNDPRAERKPRQNNQPRRDRRDIHGWVVLDKPIGMTSTQAVAVVKRLFDAKRAGHAGTLDPLASGGLPIALGEATKTVAYVMDGRKRYRFTVRWGEERDTDDTEGRAVATSDARPAAEAIESLLPRFTGVIEQAPPKYSAIKIQGERAYDLARDGEQVELAPRPVEIHYLSLIDQPDSDYAVFEAECGKGTYVRALARDFGRILGCYGHVCALRRTLVGPFGENDMIPLEQLEALCHRAASGEGSLADALLPVETALDDIPALAVTRADAARLHRGQAVLLRGRDAPNSSGTVYVTVAGRLLALAEIGNGELIPKRVFNLTGLTASSGRNERV
- the rpsO gene encoding 30S ribosomal protein S15, coding for MSITAQRKAEVIKTSATKSGDTGSPEVQVAILSERINNLTEHFKTHVKDNHSRRGLLKLVSTRRSLLDYLKKTDEARYKALLEKHNIRR